The Paenibacillus beijingensis nucleotide sequence CAGAGCCTGTATGAATAGATATTTTATTTGGAACGGGACTGCGCCACCATCTTCACCTTGATCCGTGCGAAGAAATTCAGCAGCGGGCGGCGGGTCTTGTCCACAATCCCGATCAGCTCCGCGCCGATCTGCAGCGCGAACATGAGCAGGCTGATGACGACGAACGTTACCCAGCTGGCCGCATGGAATTGGACGAAGATCGACTGCACGATCGCGCAGCCTCCGAAGAAAGCGGCAACGCCGTAAATGATCAGAACGGTGCGTCTGTGGCTGAAGCCGAGCTCGCGCAGACAATGATGCAGATGGCCTTTGTCCGGCGCAAAGATCGGGCGTTTGTTAATCCAGCGGCGCACAATCGCGAAGAACGTGTCCGACAGCGGAACGCCGATAATAAGCAGCGGTGTCACGAACGATACGATCGTAACCTGCTTGAAGCCGATCATGGACAGCGTCGCCAAACTGAACCCGAGAAACAGCGAGCCGGAGTCCCCCATGAAAATTTTGGCCGGGTGAAAGTTGAACACCAGGAAGCCCAATATGCCGCCGAGCAGAAGGCTGCTCATCAGTATAATCGGTTCAAAGCCCATAAAGCTTGCCATGACGAGAATCGTACCGATCGCAATGCCGGATACGCCTGCGGCCAAGCCGTCGAGGCCGTCGATCAAGTTAATGGCGTTCGTTACGCCGACAATCCAGAATATCGTGAGCGGAATACTGACCCAATCGGCAACGGGCTGCATCGATTGACCGAAAGGAATGTTGAGCAGATCGATCTTGACGCCGAAGACGAAGACGACGACGCACGCAGCGGCGATTTGTCCGAGCAGCTTCACTTTGGCCGACAGCTCAAAGCGGTCATCCAATGCCCCGATCAGCACGATAATCGTGCCGCCGACGAGCACGCTTTTGATCAAATTCATATCGTAATGACTCAACAAACCGCTGGGAATGAACGGAAGAACCAGCAAAAATGAGCCGATAAAAGCGATATAAATGGCCAATCCACCGAGACGCGGCATAATTCGGGTATGAACTTTCCGGGCATTCGGCTTGTCGATTGCCCCAATACGGAATGCAAATTTTTTCACTAGCGGCGTCATCGTAATCGCCAAACCAAGGGCTACTGCGAATCCTATGACGTAAATGAAAATCGAGCTCACTGGTCTCCATCTCCCCTTTTCTCTACCGGAATGAATTATACTCCGATTGAAAAAGAAACTCCAACGTCGTTTTCCGGCGATTTCAACGGTTTTTGGGCATATTACGGTTTCGGAGTGCGTTTTGTAACGTTTTCTTTCTCGCGCATCACTTTCACGGCGAATTTCGGCAAAACAAGCATTCTTTTATAACGCGACGGCTGCTGCAGCAGCCGGTAAAACCACTCCAGCCGCAGCTTTTGGAATACGACCGGCGCCCGCTTCAGCTTGCCGGCGATAATGTCGAAGCTGCCGCCCACGCCCATCAG carries:
- a CDS encoding MraY family glycosyltransferase — translated: MTPLVKKFAFRIGAIDKPNARKVHTRIMPRLGGLAIYIAFIGSFLLVLPFIPSGLLSHYDMNLIKSVLVGGTIIVLIGALDDRFELSAKVKLLGQIAAACVVVFVFGVKIDLLNIPFGQSMQPVADWVSIPLTIFWIVGVTNAINLIDGLDGLAAGVSGIAIGTILVMASFMGFEPIILMSSLLLGGILGFLVFNFHPAKIFMGDSGSLFLGFSLATLSMIGFKQVTIVSFVTPLLIIGVPLSDTFFAIVRRWINKRPIFAPDKGHLHHCLRELGFSHRRTVLIIYGVAAFFGGCAIVQSIFVQFHAASWVTFVVISLLMFALQIGAELIGIVDKTRRPLLNFFARIKVKMVAQSRSK